Proteins encoded together in one Candidatus Methylarchaceae archaeon HK02M2 window:
- a CDS encoding MBL fold metallo-hydrolase — protein MIFVQMLIGFMLNFTYLIGDEKSSIASVVDPAGEVDRILKEAEKFDLKIEYVINTHAHFDHTYGNDEMVLRTGAKIIMHETSRAKKDISVGDGGLIEVGELKIKVIHTPGHTPEGICLLVDKKLLTGDTLFVGGCGRADFLESNPKELFRSLQKLMKLDGDIEVYPGHDYGEKPYSTIVYEKNNNYALNFQTEEEFIKFMGKG, from the coding sequence ATGATCTTCGTTCAGATGCTCATCGGTTTTATGTTAAATTTCACATACTTGATCGGTGATGAGAAATCTTCCATTGCTTCAGTAGTTGATCCAGCAGGAGAAGTAGACAGGATATTAAAAGAGGCAGAAAAATTTGATTTGAAGATAGAATACGTAATAAACACTCATGCTCATTTCGACCATACCTATGGAAATGATGAAATGGTACTTAGGACTGGTGCGAAGATAATAATGCATGAGACATCAAGAGCGAAGAAGGACATATCCGTTGGAGATGGTGGTTTAATAGAAGTTGGAGAGCTAAAAATAAAAGTAATCCATACACCTGGTCATACTCCCGAAGGCATATGCCTCTTGGTAGATAAGAAGTTACTAACGGGTGATACTCTTTTTGTTGGTGGATGTGGAAGGGCGGATTTCTTAGAAAGCAACCCTAAAGAACTTTTTAGAAGTCTCCAAAAGTTAATGAAGTTAGATGGAGATATAGAGGTTTATCCTGGGCACGATTATGGTGAAAAGCCTTACTCCACGATAGTTTACGAGAAGAACAATAACTATGCCTTGAATTTTCAGACGGAAGAGGAGTTTATCAAGTTCATGGGAAAAGGTTAA